A DNA window from Polyangium spumosum contains the following coding sequences:
- a CDS encoding glycosyltransferase family 2 protein — translation MSGDAPVTIVIPCFNHGRFLADCVGSLERQTHRRWRAVVIDDASTDGETPALADAVRSDRVEVVHLAENMGRAGARNVGIERAESEAVMSLDADDKLEPEHLARTVPVLLSDPRCGIVYTDYEYFGARQGTARGKPFDRDLLYVDQYIFAGSLFRKSAFAKTPGYRSEFNIGNEDWDFWLSIVEAGYTASYVAEPLYAYRVHEGSWTSQPTLARAEKTRLSRELLRDMHIEGYRRSGKLRQFDRDTEVKDGRLRLLGGDPHGARRSLLRALGIAPLSLEPWPLLFRALVERPARTAGESR, via the coding sequence ATGAGCGGTGACGCTCCCGTCACCATCGTCATCCCCTGCTTCAACCACGGCCGTTTCCTCGCGGACTGCGTCGGGAGCCTGGAGCGCCAGACCCACCGGCGCTGGCGTGCCGTCGTGATCGACGACGCCTCGACCGACGGTGAGACGCCTGCGCTCGCCGACGCTGTCCGGAGCGATCGGGTCGAGGTCGTGCACCTCGCCGAGAACATGGGCCGCGCGGGCGCGCGCAACGTCGGCATCGAGCGAGCCGAAAGCGAGGCCGTGATGAGCCTCGACGCGGACGACAAGCTCGAGCCCGAGCACCTGGCGCGCACCGTCCCCGTGCTCCTTTCGGATCCGCGGTGCGGCATCGTCTACACCGATTACGAATACTTCGGCGCGCGGCAGGGGACGGCGCGGGGAAAACCCTTCGATCGGGATTTGCTCTACGTCGACCAGTACATCTTCGCCGGCAGCCTCTTCCGCAAGAGCGCGTTCGCGAAGACGCCCGGGTATCGCAGCGAGTTCAACATCGGCAACGAGGACTGGGATTTTTGGCTCTCGATCGTCGAGGCCGGGTACACGGCCTCGTACGTCGCCGAGCCGCTCTACGCGTACCGCGTCCACGAGGGCTCCTGGACCTCGCAGCCGACGCTCGCGCGCGCCGAAAAGACGCGCCTCTCGCGCGAGCTGCTCCGCGACATGCACATCGAGGGGTACCGGCGCTCCGGCAAGCTCCGACAGTTCGATCGAGACACGGAGGTCAAGGACGGCCGGCTCCGGCTCCTCGGCGGCGACCCCCACGGCGCGCGGCGGAGCCTCCTCCGCGCGCTCGGTATCGCGCCTCTCTCGCTCGAACCCTGGCCACTCTTGTTTCGCGCGCTCGTCGAGCGCCCTGCCCGCACGGCGGGCGAATCGAGGTAA
- a CDS encoding pseudaminic acid biosynthesis-associated methylase yields the protein MNETKSPDARDVERLFASEFGAQYTDRNRAIDPRKPAFFHDLFRRHGIRRVLECGSNLGLNLTDCVGDPEMDVWGIDIQRGAIRDAWASRAGGNFVVGSLFDLPFRDGRFDLAFTCGVLIHVPPAGIRDAIREMHRVSSRYLLCAEYHDDRDEVAVPWRGQAAALFRRNYKKLFLELFPDLVVVEEGYKGQEEGFDRITWHLFRKP from the coding sequence ATGAACGAGACGAAGTCCCCGGACGCGCGAGACGTCGAGCGCCTCTTCGCAAGCGAATTCGGCGCGCAGTACACCGATCGCAACCGCGCGATCGATCCGCGCAAGCCTGCGTTTTTCCATGACCTTTTCCGGCGCCACGGGATCCGCCGGGTCCTCGAGTGTGGCTCGAACCTGGGCCTCAACCTCACCGATTGCGTCGGTGATCCCGAGATGGACGTCTGGGGGATCGACATCCAGCGCGGCGCCATCCGCGACGCGTGGGCCTCCAGGGCCGGCGGCAACTTCGTCGTGGGCAGCCTCTTCGACCTGCCTTTCCGGGACGGTCGATTCGACCTCGCGTTCACGTGCGGCGTGCTCATCCACGTCCCGCCGGCGGGCATCCGGGATGCGATTCGCGAAATGCACCGCGTGAGCTCGCGATACCTCCTCTGCGCCGAGTACCACGACGATCGAGACGAGGTGGCCGTGCCCTGGCGGGGCCAGGCCGCGGCCCTCTTCCGGCGCAACTACAAGAAGCTCTTCCTCGAGCTGTTCCCGGACCTCGTGGTGGTGGAGGAGGGCTACAAGGGACAGGAGGAGGGGTTCGATCGAATCACGTGGCACCTCTTCCGGAAGCCCTGA
- a CDS encoding class I SAM-dependent methyltransferase, which yields MSETSPPSSDAAIEEDLDRIRRFYRDKFLPENAWSTLLPRPYLYLRQRQRRLRDTLIECGIDTPERLRSVDVLDVGAGTGTNLTWLVELGADPSRCTGIDIMPESVAVARERLPLVHWYSGDFSSTDVGGPFDVVMLLAVLTSILDPSLKQRIVDRCFSLLRPGGVLFFYDYMSKKEVRGSENYKRLSYAEVDGYFRGRTARWWRRDYLRASVANRIVPRFGVTAAELVQALGWFNIEGSFAYVRV from the coding sequence ATGAGCGAAACGAGCCCGCCTTCGAGCGACGCCGCCATCGAAGAGGATCTCGACCGGATCCGGCGATTCTACAGGGACAAATTCCTCCCCGAGAACGCGTGGTCGACGCTCCTGCCGCGGCCCTACCTCTACCTCCGCCAGCGCCAGCGCCGTTTACGCGACACGCTGATCGAATGTGGCATCGACACGCCCGAGCGGCTGCGCTCGGTCGACGTGCTCGACGTCGGCGCGGGCACGGGGACGAACCTCACCTGGCTCGTCGAGCTCGGCGCGGATCCTTCGCGGTGCACCGGCATCGACATCATGCCCGAGAGCGTGGCCGTCGCCCGCGAGCGATTGCCGCTCGTCCATTGGTACAGCGGCGATTTCTCCTCGACCGACGTCGGCGGGCCCTTCGATGTCGTGATGCTCCTCGCCGTGCTGACGTCGATCCTGGACCCGTCGCTGAAGCAGCGGATCGTGGATCGATGCTTCTCGCTGCTCAGGCCCGGCGGCGTGCTCTTCTTCTACGATTACATGAGCAAGAAGGAGGTGCGCGGCTCCGAGAACTACAAGCGCCTCTCCTACGCCGAGGTCGACGGGTATTTCCGCGGGCGCACGGCGCGATGGTGGAGACGCGATTACCTGCGCGCGTCCGTCGCCAACCGCATCGTGCCCCGCTTCGGCGTCACCGCCGCCGAGCTCGTGCAGGCGCTCGGCTGGTTCAACATCGAAGGCTCGTTCGCCTACGTCCGCGTCTGA
- a CDS encoding methyltransferase domain-containing protein: MTRPEPLPDPGPLSRARAYLGRAASIGAAMARFATLRRRDGVENGVRALRALGREIRGAIRGRGGERACTLCGWTGERFGPIYYVDAYREDTLCYACGSTDRVRLLPLYCQEILADFFGAERRRVLDIGPLSNSRRFFPDDVDYVSFDLYAPHAMVRGDICAQPFADASFDLWVCFHVLDLVEDDERAMRELYRVLAPGGVGLLDNAMNWSAPTEEYGRARPEEAMHRRRYGSDLPDRLRRLGFEVEIVDVERTFDEATRARYGIHPRKFLACKKPRSEAADQTRT; encoded by the coding sequence GTGACTCGCCCCGAACCCCTGCCCGATCCGGGCCCTCTCTCTCGCGCGCGCGCCTACCTCGGCCGCGCGGCCTCGATCGGCGCCGCCATGGCCCGCTTCGCCACGCTCCGCCGCCGCGACGGCGTCGAGAACGGCGTCCGCGCCCTCCGCGCCCTCGGCCGCGAGATCCGCGGCGCGATCCGCGGCCGGGGCGGCGAGCGCGCCTGCACGCTCTGCGGCTGGACGGGCGAGCGCTTCGGGCCGATCTACTACGTCGACGCCTACCGCGAGGACACGCTCTGCTACGCGTGTGGCTCGACCGATCGCGTCCGGCTCCTGCCGCTCTACTGCCAGGAGATCCTCGCCGACTTCTTCGGCGCCGAGCGGCGCCGCGTGCTCGACATCGGGCCCCTTTCGAACTCGCGCCGCTTCTTCCCGGACGACGTCGACTACGTCTCCTTCGACCTCTACGCGCCGCACGCGATGGTGCGCGGGGACATCTGCGCGCAGCCCTTCGCGGACGCGTCCTTCGACCTCTGGGTCTGCTTCCACGTGCTCGACCTCGTCGAGGACGACGAGCGCGCGATGCGCGAGCTCTATCGCGTCCTCGCCCCGGGCGGCGTCGGCCTGCTCGACAACGCGATGAACTGGAGCGCGCCCACCGAGGAGTATGGCCGGGCGCGGCCCGAGGAGGCGATGCATCGCCGCCGGTACGGGAGCGACCTGCCCGATCGGCTGCGCAGGCTCGGCTTCGAGGTCGAGATCGTCGACGTGGAGCGGACGTTCGACGAGGCGACGCGCGCGCGTTACGGCATCCACCCGCGCAAGTTCCTCGCCTGCAAGAAGCCGCGCAGCGAGGCCGCTGATCAGACGCGGACGTAG
- a CDS encoding CCA tRNA nucleotidyltransferase, protein MEGVAHLIDKVPEDVLGICRRLRENGKRGWIVGGCVRDLLRGAPAKDWDVATDARPEEVMRMFRKVIPTGLQHGTVTVLLRGVHYEVTTLRGEGAYSDGRRPDKVEFVDDISADLARRDFTVNAIALDPVDGHVIDPFGGARDLEARVVRAVGDPRERFGEDGLRILRAARFSATMEFSIDPDTERAMSEPRSHVTFRRVSAERVRDEWLKSMRARRPSVAFEAMRRTGILEITCPELLEGVGCAQNKWHAYDVWGHVMACLDASEPAPLLRVAALLHDIAKPRTRELSDKTGDYTFHDHEKLGAEMAMEILGRLRFSNEERDRIGALVRHHLLCYDEGWTDAAVRRWIRRVTPDLAPDLYALALADVRGKGRDATGEVASIERLRERATGLLAAGTALGTKDLAIRGNELMKELGIPPGPVVGEILGALVEVVTDDPAENERGRLLAAARRLYEERKQQTSA, encoded by the coding sequence GTGGAAGGCGTCGCTCACCTCATCGACAAGGTCCCCGAGGACGTGCTCGGCATCTGCCGCCGGCTGCGCGAGAACGGCAAGCGCGGCTGGATCGTGGGCGGCTGCGTGCGCGACCTCCTGCGCGGCGCGCCCGCCAAGGACTGGGACGTCGCGACCGACGCGCGGCCGGAGGAGGTCATGCGGATGTTCCGCAAGGTCATCCCGACCGGCCTCCAGCACGGCACCGTCACGGTCCTCTTGCGCGGCGTGCACTACGAGGTGACGACCCTGCGCGGCGAAGGCGCCTACAGCGACGGCAGGCGCCCCGACAAGGTCGAGTTCGTCGACGACATCAGCGCCGACCTCGCGCGGCGCGACTTCACGGTGAACGCGATCGCGCTCGATCCCGTGGACGGGCACGTGATCGATCCCTTCGGCGGCGCGCGTGATCTCGAGGCGCGCGTCGTGCGCGCGGTCGGCGATCCGCGCGAGCGCTTCGGCGAGGACGGGCTCCGGATCCTGCGGGCCGCGCGCTTCTCTGCCACGATGGAGTTCTCGATCGATCCCGACACCGAGCGCGCGATGAGCGAGCCGCGGTCGCACGTGACGTTCCGCCGCGTGAGCGCCGAGCGCGTGCGCGACGAGTGGCTGAAGAGCATGCGCGCGCGGCGCCCGAGCGTGGCGTTCGAGGCCATGCGCCGCACCGGCATCCTCGAGATCACCTGCCCCGAGCTGCTCGAGGGCGTGGGGTGCGCGCAGAACAAGTGGCACGCCTACGACGTGTGGGGCCACGTGATGGCGTGCCTCGACGCGAGCGAGCCCGCGCCGCTCCTCCGCGTGGCGGCGCTCCTGCACGACATCGCCAAGCCGCGGACGCGCGAGCTCTCCGACAAGACCGGGGACTACACGTTCCACGACCACGAGAAGCTCGGCGCCGAGATGGCGATGGAGATCCTCGGCCGGCTGCGCTTCTCGAACGAGGAGCGCGACCGCATCGGCGCGCTCGTCCGGCACCACCTGCTCTGTTACGACGAGGGCTGGACCGACGCGGCCGTGCGTCGCTGGATCCGGCGCGTGACGCCCGATCTCGCGCCCGACCTCTACGCCCTCGCGCTCGCGGACGTGCGCGGCAAGGGGCGTGACGCCACGGGCGAGGTCGCGTCGATCGAGCGCCTGCGCGAGCGCGCGACGGGCCTGCTCGCGGCGGGCACGGCGCTCGGCACGAAGGACCTGGCGATCCGGGGAAACGAGCTCATGAAGGAGCTCGGCATCCCGCCCGGGCCCGTCGTGGGCGAGATCCTCGGCGCGCTCGTGGAGGTCGTCACCGACGATCCGGCCGAGAACGAGCGCGGCCGCCTGCTCGCGGCGGCGCGGCGCCTCTACGAGGAGCGCAAGCAGCAGACGAGCGCCTGA
- a CDS encoding serine/threonine-protein kinase, with translation MKKPSIPGPPALPASMAVAATTNPPRPASVVPPKGSVPPPAMPKAPSIPAPPPVIQIDEEEATLDPEIAAIAKSQAELDATARRSRVSSPDGDAPRRRLSSNPEDGPPISRRSYEDLLPASRRGEQDPDIPPPTHVDADRAPGSKDPYIGTTFDHRYKIEKLLGEGGMGFVYLARHKVIDKKVAVKVLRSDMARDREILERFLQEARAASSIGNPHIIDISDFGDLPDGSTYFVMEFLDGKSLIQLNEDKDKRLEPELIAKIAIQMANGLAAAHDRGIIHRDLKPENIFIIQRGIDKEFVKILDFGIAKVATSGDNKLTRAGAVFGTPHYMSPEQAAGAPLDHRTDIYSLGIMLYEMVSGQLPFVADNFMGILSQHMYQAPAPLAKYNLEPPCPQELEAIIFKCLSKAPEDRYPDMASLAADLQRFQQGHLPEAVAEMATRDGLSASVPEALPDKPRRSPWLRFVAVGAVVMGATLGTVLILLNGPPPKAEPGAVTTQAATMAPPAPPTAVVAKKVVLVVVDPQDANAETSYAGKQLTFPTNFEVEPGKPITVEVTAKGYNAQTITIDGSLEKQTVKLVATAATTPATTDAAAGRPPQTFNKGTNPHGAGTSKKTTPGGTGDVVDPWGGK, from the coding sequence TTGAAGAAGCCGTCGATCCCGGGGCCGCCCGCGTTGCCCGCGTCGATGGCCGTGGCGGCCACGACGAACCCGCCGCGCCCCGCGAGCGTCGTGCCGCCCAAGGGCAGCGTGCCTCCGCCGGCGATGCCGAAGGCGCCGTCGATCCCCGCGCCGCCGCCGGTGATCCAGATCGACGAAGAGGAAGCGACGCTCGATCCGGAGATCGCGGCGATCGCGAAGTCGCAGGCCGAGCTCGACGCGACGGCGCGCCGCAGCCGCGTGTCTTCGCCCGATGGCGACGCCCCGCGCCGCCGGCTGAGCTCGAACCCGGAGGACGGGCCGCCGATCTCGCGCCGCTCGTACGAGGATCTCCTGCCCGCGTCGCGCCGCGGCGAGCAGGACCCGGACATCCCGCCGCCCACGCACGTCGACGCGGATCGCGCGCCTGGCTCGAAGGATCCGTACATCGGCACGACCTTCGATCACCGCTACAAGATCGAGAAATTGCTCGGCGAAGGCGGCATGGGGTTCGTCTACCTCGCGCGCCACAAGGTCATCGACAAGAAGGTCGCGGTGAAGGTCCTGCGCTCCGACATGGCGCGCGACCGCGAGATCCTCGAGCGCTTCCTGCAGGAGGCGCGCGCCGCGTCGAGCATCGGCAACCCGCACATCATCGACATCTCCGACTTCGGTGATCTGCCGGATGGGTCGACGTACTTCGTGATGGAGTTCCTCGACGGCAAGAGCCTCATCCAGCTCAACGAGGACAAGGACAAGCGGCTCGAGCCCGAGCTCATCGCGAAGATCGCGATCCAGATGGCGAACGGGCTCGCCGCGGCGCACGATCGCGGCATCATCCACCGCGATCTCAAGCCGGAGAACATCTTCATCATCCAGCGCGGGATCGACAAAGAGTTCGTCAAGATCCTCGACTTCGGCATCGCGAAGGTCGCGACGAGCGGCGACAACAAGCTCACGCGCGCGGGCGCGGTGTTCGGCACGCCGCACTACATGTCGCCCGAGCAAGCCGCGGGCGCGCCGCTCGATCACCGCACCGACATCTACTCGCTCGGGATCATGCTCTACGAGATGGTGAGCGGTCAGCTCCCGTTCGTCGCGGACAACTTCATGGGCATCCTGAGCCAGCACATGTACCAGGCGCCCGCGCCGCTGGCGAAGTACAACCTGGAGCCGCCCTGCCCGCAGGAGCTCGAGGCGATCATCTTCAAGTGCCTGTCGAAGGCGCCCGAGGATCGTTACCCCGACATGGCCTCGCTCGCGGCCGATCTGCAGCGCTTCCAGCAGGGCCACCTGCCCGAGGCCGTCGCGGAGATGGCCACGCGCGACGGCCTCTCGGCCTCCGTGCCCGAAGCGCTCCCGGACAAACCGCGGAGGTCGCCCTGGCTCCGGTTCGTCGCGGTGGGCGCGGTGGTCATGGGCGCGACGCTCGGCACGGTGCTCATCCTGCTGAACGGCCCGCCGCCGAAGGCCGAGCCCGGCGCCGTCACGACGCAGGCCGCGACGATGGCGCCGCCCGCGCCGCCCACGGCCGTCGTGGCGAAGAAGGTCGTGCTCGTCGTCGTCGATCCGCAGGACGCGAACGCCGAGACGAGTTACGCGGGCAAACAGCTCACGTTCCCGACGAACTTCGAGGTCGAGCCGGGCAAACCCATCACCGTCGAGGTCACGGCGAAGGGCTACAACGCGCAGACGATCACGATCGACGGCTCGCTCGAGAAGCAGACCGTCAAGCTCGTCGCGACCGCGGCGACGACCCCGGCCACCACGGACGCCGCGGCGGGCCGCCCGCCTCAGACCTTCAACAAGGGGACGAACCCGCACGGCGCGGGGACCTCGAAGAAGACCACCCCGGGCGGCACCGGCGACGTCGTGGATCCCTGGGGCGGTAAGTAA
- a CDS encoding ABC transporter permease encodes MGYPLEVALRYLGSKKRAFISVGTAFAILGVTLGVAALATVMSVTGGFQAQFREKVLGVNAHVLVLKYSTDFREYRTIMEQVAKVPGVRAVAPFSINPMMLTHGDATATGVLLKGVDPATSLGVGQPEGAPFVLDLPKQVKEGSLDGLRRAGAKPPERRTSAPDLPPVPVLPDKRSLDADAGADAGGGTQGLLRAIEEDLRRAEKAPEPEKIEPSGGGIEEILAIEAGKLGASDEPEGDKPRADKPSDEEVAAADAALPEGAPVGSVEPEGGYASVLPDDDDIPKEIDPDLCADPAEVAKLPGIVVGVSLAKTLKLGLGDCVTVTSPTIGYSYSGGSLKPPVAKRFRVIAVFEAGFDQYDSKLVYTDLFEAQAFYDQGDTVTGVEMKVDDIDQAKDIAKQISTNLQSGLYHTMDWEELNHGLFTALLIQQILMSGVLALIIVVAAFTVVATLIMVVLDKTKEISVLKAMGATDGEILRIFLYQGGIIGLLGTTFGLLLGVVVCKGLLVYGFPLDPKVYFISRLPVQVRPLEFVITGAIAIVICLVATIVPSLYAARLRPAEGFRAQ; translated from the coding sequence ATGGGTTACCCCCTCGAGGTCGCGCTCCGGTACCTGGGGAGCAAAAAACGCGCGTTCATTTCGGTCGGAACGGCCTTCGCGATCCTGGGCGTCACGCTCGGCGTGGCTGCGCTCGCCACCGTGATGAGCGTCACGGGAGGCTTCCAGGCGCAGTTCCGCGAGAAGGTCCTCGGGGTGAACGCGCACGTGCTCGTGCTCAAATACTCCACGGATTTCCGGGAGTATCGCACGATCATGGAGCAGGTCGCCAAGGTGCCCGGGGTGCGCGCGGTGGCGCCGTTCAGCATCAACCCGATGATGCTGACCCACGGCGACGCGACGGCGACGGGCGTCTTGCTGAAGGGCGTGGATCCCGCGACGAGCCTCGGCGTGGGGCAGCCGGAGGGGGCGCCGTTCGTCCTGGATCTGCCGAAGCAGGTGAAGGAGGGCTCCCTTGACGGCCTGCGCCGCGCCGGCGCGAAGCCGCCCGAGCGGCGGACGAGCGCGCCCGACCTGCCGCCCGTGCCAGTGCTGCCGGACAAACGCTCGCTCGACGCGGACGCGGGCGCCGACGCGGGAGGGGGGACGCAGGGCTTGCTGCGCGCGATCGAGGAGGACCTCCGCAGGGCCGAGAAGGCGCCGGAGCCCGAGAAGATCGAGCCGAGCGGCGGAGGCATCGAGGAGATCCTCGCGATCGAGGCCGGCAAGCTCGGCGCTTCGGACGAACCCGAGGGCGACAAACCCCGCGCGGACAAACCGTCGGACGAGGAGGTCGCCGCGGCGGACGCGGCCCTGCCCGAGGGCGCGCCCGTCGGCTCCGTGGAGCCGGAGGGCGGCTACGCGAGCGTGCTGCCCGACGACGACGACATCCCCAAGGAGATCGATCCCGATCTCTGCGCCGACCCGGCCGAGGTCGCGAAGCTGCCGGGCATCGTCGTCGGCGTCTCGCTCGCGAAGACGTTGAAGCTCGGCCTCGGCGACTGCGTCACCGTCACCTCGCCGACCATCGGCTACTCGTACTCGGGCGGATCGCTGAAGCCGCCCGTGGCCAAGCGTTTCCGCGTCATCGCCGTCTTCGAGGCCGGCTTCGATCAGTACGACTCGAAGCTCGTCTACACCGACCTCTTCGAGGCGCAGGCCTTCTACGACCAGGGCGACACCGTCACGGGCGTGGAGATGAAGGTCGACGACATCGACCAGGCCAAGGACATCGCCAAGCAGATCAGCACGAACCTGCAGAGCGGCCTCTACCACACGATGGACTGGGAGGAGCTGAACCACGGCCTGTTCACGGCGCTGCTCATCCAGCAGATCCTCATGAGCGGCGTGCTCGCGCTGATCATCGTCGTCGCCGCGTTCACCGTCGTGGCCACGCTGATCATGGTCGTGCTCGACAAGACGAAGGAGATCTCCGTCCTCAAGGCCATGGGCGCGACGGACGGGGAGATCCTGCGGATCTTCCTCTACCAGGGCGGGATCATCGGCCTGCTCGGCACGACGTTTGGCCTCCTGCTCGGCGTGGTCGTCTGCAAGGGCCTGCTCGTCTACGGCTTCCCGCTGGATCCGAAGGTCTACTTCATCTCGCGGCTCCCCGTGCAGGTGCGGCCGCTCGAGTTCGTCATCACGGGCGCCATCGCCATCGTGATCTGCCTCGTCGCGACCATCGTGCCGAGCCTCTACGCCGCGCGCCTCCGCCCCGCCGAAGGGTTCCGAGCGCAGTAG
- a CDS encoding sensor histidine kinase — protein sequence MPAWMDGPAAHDAFRRFFDASFDGILVASDDGRYLDANPAACTLLGRSREDLLGLTIQQITPSQALGSFEERWSQFLADGIQIGDFTFVRGDGSTIDVEYRARANVLPGCHVAWIHDVTTRKRYAEELRRSRESLSRAQRVAHVGHWEWDAKTGASCWSEEVYRIFGLSPRTGPEPPQTLSAVVHPDDRMMILHGFRALLERGVPFACEHRVIRPSGELRIVRVEAELTRDEAGRPIDVLGVVQDVTELRRVEHEREALLRALADERRWLRAVIDCSPVGIQLWEGESAPRATQNRMADQLFGHLPNPGPSLDFLRLRIFRPDGSPMDPGDLSVERALAGEVIIGRELVVKRPDGAHIHTLVNASPVRDDDGEIHGAVVLFLDVTAMKELVRLREEWTTIVAHDLRQPVTTILATASHLVRALGEPSVRRKVDRIRASAERLVRMTDDLSDLSRLDTHKLELVRASTNLPVLLRQIVEDMPDEDARARVWLSVDRDVPLVLVDAARIQQVVENLLSNALKYGKPGTPIALRLRLRPREVLISVCNEGPGIAPEIVPRLFTRFQRGTSGASPIKGLGLGLYICRGLVEAHGGALWVESEPGKTTTFSFTLPV from the coding sequence ATGCCTGCGTGGATGGACGGCCCTGCCGCGCACGACGCCTTCCGGCGGTTCTTTGACGCGTCGTTCGACGGCATCCTCGTCGCCAGCGACGACGGCCGCTACCTCGACGCGAACCCGGCGGCCTGCACCCTGCTCGGTCGGAGCCGCGAGGACCTGCTCGGACTCACCATCCAGCAGATCACGCCCAGCCAAGCGCTCGGGAGCTTCGAGGAGCGCTGGAGCCAGTTCCTCGCCGACGGGATCCAGATCGGCGACTTCACGTTCGTCCGCGGAGACGGCAGCACGATCGACGTCGAGTACCGGGCGCGGGCGAACGTCCTGCCCGGCTGTCACGTGGCGTGGATCCATGACGTGACGACACGGAAGCGCTACGCGGAGGAGCTCCGACGCAGCCGCGAGAGCCTCTCGCGGGCCCAGCGCGTGGCGCACGTCGGCCACTGGGAGTGGGACGCGAAGACGGGCGCGTCGTGCTGGTCGGAGGAGGTCTACCGCATCTTCGGCCTCTCGCCCCGCACGGGCCCCGAGCCGCCGCAGACGCTCTCGGCCGTGGTCCACCCCGACGATCGGATGATGATCCTGCACGGCTTCCGCGCCCTCCTCGAGCGGGGCGTGCCGTTCGCGTGCGAGCACCGTGTCATCCGACCGAGCGGCGAGCTGCGGATCGTACGCGTCGAGGCCGAGCTCACGCGCGACGAGGCGGGGCGGCCGATCGACGTGCTCGGCGTCGTGCAGGACGTCACCGAGCTTCGCCGCGTCGAGCACGAGCGCGAGGCGCTGCTCCGGGCCCTCGCCGACGAGCGCCGGTGGCTACGCGCCGTCATCGACTGCTCCCCCGTCGGCATCCAGCTCTGGGAGGGCGAGAGCGCGCCACGCGCCACGCAAAACCGCATGGCGGACCAGCTCTTCGGCCACCTCCCGAACCCCGGGCCGAGCCTCGACTTCTTGCGGCTGCGTATCTTCCGCCCGGACGGCTCGCCGATGGATCCCGGTGATCTGAGCGTCGAGCGCGCGCTCGCGGGCGAGGTCATCATCGGCCGCGAGCTCGTCGTGAAGCGGCCCGACGGGGCGCATATCCACACGCTGGTCAACGCCTCGCCCGTGCGCGACGACGACGGCGAGATCCACGGCGCGGTGGTCCTCTTCCTCGACGTCACGGCGATGAAGGAGCTCGTCCGCCTGCGCGAGGAGTGGACGACCATCGTCGCGCACGACCTCCGCCAGCCCGTGACGACGATCCTCGCCACCGCGTCGCACCTCGTCCGCGCCCTCGGCGAGCCCAGCGTGCGGCGCAAGGTCGATCGGATCCGCGCGAGCGCCGAGCGGCTCGTCCGGATGACCGACGACCTCTCGGATCTGTCGCGCCTCGACACGCACAAGCTCGAGCTCGTCCGCGCCTCGACGAACCTGCCCGTCCTCTTGCGGCAGATCGTCGAGGACATGCCCGACGAGGACGCGCGCGCGCGGGTCTGGCTCTCGGTGGACCGGGACGTGCCGCTCGTCCTCGTCGACGCGGCGCGGATCCAGCAGGTGGTGGAAAACCTGCTCTCGAACGCGCTGAAGTACGGCAAGCCCGGGACGCCGATCGCGCTCCGGCTGCGGCTGCGCCCGCGGGAGGTTTTGATCTCGGTGTGCAACGAGGGGCCGGGGATCGCGCCCGAGATCGTGCCGCGGCTCTTCACGCGGTTTCAGCGGGGGACCTCGGGCGCGTCGCCGATCAAGGGCCTCGGGCTCGGCCTCTACATCTGCCGTGGCCTCGTGGAGGCGCACGGCGGCGCCCTGTGGGTCGAGAGCGAGCCCGGCAAGACGACGACGTTCTCGTTCACCTTGCCGGTCTGA